In Streptomyces violaceusniger Tu 4113, one DNA window encodes the following:
- a CDS encoding gluconate:H+ symporter — MPLVVVGISVVILLFLMTKLKLNGFIALLLVAVGVALVQGVEVEKIPDVLGEGVGGQIGDTMLVVGLGAMVGRVMGDCGAAQRIANTLIDTFGLRWVQVAMVVTAMLIGVTMFYEVAFVIIVPVAFTIVRVTRKNLLWVGLPMSIALSTMHSFLPPHPGPTAVASTFHASVGLTLFYGLFIAVPAGALIALVWPRLPFVRRMDPEIPKGLVSERTFTEEEMPGLGWSLSVALVPVVLIAGAAVTDMAVSGDSPALHVITFIGSAPIALLLTLLLAVWAFGPRIGRSLAEVSASCNSAAQAMAMILLVIGAGGAFKEVLVEGGISDYIKDLTDDWSISPIILAWLIAVVLRVALGSATVAVVTAAGVVQPLLENSGVHPELMVLAVSCGSIAFSHVNDPGFWMFKEYFNLSVIDAIKARTTYTTVLAVLGLGGVLAIEAII, encoded by the coding sequence ATGCCTCTCGTCGTCGTCGGAATCAGCGTGGTGATCCTGCTGTTCCTCATGACCAAGCTGAAGCTCAACGGCTTCATCGCCCTGCTCCTCGTGGCCGTCGGCGTCGCGCTCGTGCAGGGGGTCGAGGTGGAGAAGATCCCCGATGTCCTCGGAGAGGGCGTCGGGGGTCAGATCGGCGACACCATGCTCGTCGTCGGTCTCGGCGCCATGGTCGGCCGGGTCATGGGCGACTGCGGCGCGGCCCAGCGAATAGCCAACACCCTCATCGACACCTTCGGACTGCGCTGGGTCCAGGTGGCGATGGTGGTCACCGCCATGCTCATCGGCGTGACCATGTTCTACGAGGTCGCCTTCGTCATCATCGTGCCGGTGGCGTTCACCATCGTCCGGGTCACCCGCAAGAATCTGCTGTGGGTCGGGCTTCCGATGTCGATCGCCCTGTCGACCATGCACAGCTTTCTGCCGCCGCACCCCGGCCCCACCGCGGTGGCCTCGACCTTCCACGCCTCCGTCGGCCTGACCCTGTTCTACGGGCTGTTCATCGCCGTTCCGGCCGGTGCGCTGATCGCCCTGGTGTGGCCGCGGCTCCCGTTCGTCCGGCGGATGGACCCCGAGATCCCCAAGGGCCTGGTCAGCGAGCGCACCTTCACCGAGGAGGAGATGCCGGGCCTCGGCTGGTCGCTGTCGGTGGCCCTGGTCCCGGTGGTGCTGATAGCCGGCGCCGCGGTGACCGACATGGCCGTGTCCGGCGACAGCCCCGCCCTGCACGTCATCACCTTCATCGGCTCCGCGCCGATCGCCCTGCTGCTGACCCTGCTGCTGGCGGTGTGGGCGTTCGGCCCCCGGATCGGCCGGAGCCTGGCCGAGGTCAGCGCCTCCTGCAACTCGGCGGCCCAGGCGATGGCGATGATCCTGCTGGTCATCGGGGCCGGCGGCGCCTTCAAGGAGGTCCTGGTCGAGGGCGGGATCTCCGACTACATCAAGGACCTCACGGACGACTGGTCCATCTCGCCGATCATCCTCGCCTGGCTCATCGCCGTCGTCCTGCGGGTGGCGCTCGGATCGGCTACGGTCGCCGTGGTCACCGCCGCCGGTGTGGTGCAGCCGCTCCTGGAGAACAGCGGAGTCCACCCCGAGCTGATGGTCCTCGCCGTCTCCTGCGGATCGATCGCCTTCAGCCATGTGAACGACCCCGGCTTCTGGATGTTCAAGGAGTACTTCAACCTCTCCGTCATCGACGCCATCAAGGCGCGCACCACCTACACCACCGTGCTCGCGGTCCTCGGCCTCGGCGGCGTGCTGGCCATCGAGGCCATTATCTGA
- a CDS encoding L-talarate/galactarate dehydratase — MVTTSHTATHAAQQAGEATFDRVSWIRVSSVVLPLATPISDAKVLTGRQKPMTEVAFLFVELATEEGHQGIGFSYSKRAGGPGQFAHAQEIAPTLLGEDPSDIGKIWTKLVWAGASVGRSGLSTQAVAAFDIALWDLKAKRAGLPLAKLLGAHRDTVRCYNTSGGFLHTPTEQVLENATASLASGIGGIKIKVGQPDGKEDLRRLTAVREHLGDEVPLMVDANQQWDRPTAQRMGRAFEEFGLVWIEEPLDAYDAPGHAALAASLDTPVATGEMLASVAEHWELIRHNAADIIQPDAPRIGGITQFLKLATLAEQHHLQLAPHFAMEIHLHLAAAYPQEPWVEHFDWLEPLFNERLQISDGRMRVSARPGLGITLSEQARAWTRAKAEFGAR, encoded by the coding sequence GTGGTGACCACATCGCATACGGCAACGCACGCCGCGCAGCAGGCAGGTGAGGCAACCTTCGACCGGGTCTCCTGGATCCGAGTGTCCTCGGTCGTCCTTCCCCTGGCCACGCCCATCAGCGACGCCAAGGTTCTCACCGGCCGCCAGAAGCCGATGACGGAGGTGGCTTTCCTCTTCGTCGAACTCGCCACCGAGGAGGGACACCAGGGCATCGGCTTCAGCTACTCCAAGCGCGCGGGAGGCCCCGGCCAGTTCGCCCACGCCCAGGAGATCGCGCCCACCCTCCTCGGTGAGGACCCCAGCGACATCGGCAAGATCTGGACCAAGCTGGTGTGGGCCGGTGCCTCCGTGGGCCGCAGCGGGCTGTCCACCCAGGCGGTGGCGGCCTTCGACATCGCCCTGTGGGACCTCAAGGCCAAGCGGGCCGGGCTGCCGCTGGCCAAGCTGCTGGGCGCGCACCGCGACACCGTGCGCTGCTACAACACCTCGGGCGGCTTTCTGCACACGCCGACCGAGCAGGTTCTGGAGAACGCCACGGCCTCCCTGGCCAGCGGAATCGGCGGCATCAAGATCAAGGTGGGGCAGCCGGACGGCAAGGAGGACCTGCGCCGGCTGACCGCCGTACGGGAGCACCTGGGCGACGAGGTGCCGCTGATGGTCGACGCCAATCAGCAGTGGGACCGGCCCACCGCGCAGCGTATGGGGCGCGCCTTCGAGGAGTTCGGCCTGGTCTGGATCGAGGAGCCGCTGGACGCCTACGACGCACCGGGCCACGCGGCCCTCGCCGCCTCGCTGGACACCCCGGTGGCCACCGGGGAGATGCTGGCCAGCGTCGCCGAACACTGGGAGCTGATACGCCACAACGCGGCGGACATCATTCAGCCCGACGCACCGCGCATCGGTGGCATCACCCAGTTCCTCAAGCTGGCCACCCTCGCCGAGCAGCACCATCTGCAACTCGCCCCGCACTTCGCGATGGAGATCCACCTCCATCTCGCGGCGGCCTATCCGCAGGAGCCGTGGGTGGAGCATTTCGACTGGCTGGAGCCGCTGTTCAACGAGCGGCTGCAGATCAGCGACGGCCGGATGCGGGTGTCCGCTCGGCCCGGCCTCGGCATCACCCTCAGCGAGCAGGCCCGCGCCTGGACGCGCGCCAAGGCCGAATTCGGCGCCCGGTAA
- a CDS encoding LysR substrate-binding domain-containing protein: MFTLMQLISFVTVAEELHFTRAAERLKMTQPPLSRQIQLLETELRVQLLERTNRSVRLTPAGRAFLTEARRILRQSEHAVLATRQVATGEAGSIAIGFTAASAHSVLGTLLEIARAAMPGAEITLREMVTRDQLEAVTEQSLDLGLVRPSVTGPDLRSRPAARERLLGALPTGHPLAASEGPLQVADFDGQDLLMYSPIEARYFNELLISIFRAAHATPVFSQYLSQVHTILALVNGGWGVALVPETAARPRYPNIVFRSVELTTPEPVELNLVWRKNNDNPALHALLRHAAALLPAQGA, from the coding sequence TTGTTCACGCTCATGCAACTCATCAGCTTTGTGACGGTCGCCGAGGAGCTGCATTTCACCCGGGCCGCGGAGCGGCTGAAGATGACCCAGCCGCCGCTGAGCCGCCAGATCCAACTGCTGGAGACCGAGTTGCGGGTCCAGTTGCTGGAGCGCACCAACCGCTCGGTGCGGCTCACCCCCGCGGGACGCGCCTTCCTCACCGAGGCCCGCCGTATCCTGCGCCAGTCCGAGCACGCCGTCCTCGCCACCCGGCAGGTGGCGACGGGCGAGGCGGGGTCCATCGCCATCGGCTTCACCGCGGCCAGCGCCCACTCCGTACTCGGCACCCTGCTGGAGATCGCCCGTGCGGCCATGCCGGGCGCGGAGATCACCCTGCGCGAGATGGTCACCCGGGACCAGTTGGAGGCCGTCACCGAGCAGAGCCTGGACCTGGGCCTGGTGCGGCCCTCGGTCACCGGACCGGATCTGCGGTCCCGGCCCGCGGCCCGGGAGCGGCTGCTCGGCGCCCTGCCGACGGGACATCCGCTGGCGGCGAGCGAAGGGCCGCTCCAGGTGGCCGACTTCGACGGGCAGGACCTGCTGATGTACTCGCCCATCGAGGCGCGCTACTTCAACGAGCTGCTCATCAGCATCTTCCGCGCCGCACACGCCACCCCGGTCTTCTCCCAGTATCTGAGCCAGGTCCACACCATCCTGGCCCTGGTGAACGGCGGCTGGGGAGTGGCCCTGGTCCCGGAGACCGCCGCCCGGCCGCGCTACCCGAACATCGTCTTCAGATCGGTGGAGCTGACCACTCCGGAGCCGGTAGAACTCAACCTCGTGTGGCGCAAGAACAACGACAATCCGGCCCTGCACGCACTGCTCCGCCACGCGGCCGCCCTTCTTCCCGCCCAAGGAGCCTGA
- a CDS encoding DUF2867 domain-containing protein, translated as MTTPPATPRARRAAVPGALAARDDLTGAHYASAFALPVPRAGALTAEQWVRAVFEGTPAPLRRFLVLGWTLGLGLRLGPRTSPRHVLGWAVSDAADHSLTLTARSSLVLTHNVVAVEDARVLWATFVRFDRPVGRPLWALAAPVHHRPVPRLLRRAARDAASAGETTPGDGRSP; from the coding sequence ATGACCACTCCCCCGGCCACTCCTCGCGCACGACGCGCCGCGGTGCCCGGGGCGCTGGCGGCCCGTGACGACCTCACGGGCGCCCACTACGCCTCGGCGTTCGCCTTACCGGTCCCACGGGCCGGAGCCCTGACCGCCGAGCAGTGGGTGCGGGCCGTCTTCGAGGGCACTCCGGCTCCCCTGCGGCGGTTCCTCGTGCTGGGCTGGACGCTGGGGCTCGGCCTCCGGCTGGGCCCCAGGACGTCGCCGCGCCATGTCCTGGGTTGGGCCGTCTCGGACGCGGCGGACCACTCGCTGACCCTCACCGCGCGCTCCTCGCTGGTGCTCACGCACAACGTCGTGGCCGTCGAGGACGCGAGGGTGCTGTGGGCGACCTTCGTACGGTTCGACCGGCCCGTCGGCCGCCCGCTGTGGGCCCTGGCCGCGCCGGTCCACCACCGGCCGGTTCCCCGGCTCCTCCGGCGGGCGGCGCGCGATGCCGCGTCGGCCGGGGAAACCACCCCCGGTGACGGCCGGTCGCCTTGA